One window of the Streptomyces sp. ITFR-21 genome contains the following:
- a CDS encoding cell division protein SepF: protein MGSVRRASAWLGLVDDNGGEGYYDEEYADYGEGSERADAWVTDPRVRVASESAHEQGNRIATVTPDGFRDARGIGELFRDGVPVIVNLTAMEPSDAKRVVDFAAGLTFGLRGSIERVATRVFLLTPADYSVMNADTRHGGDRFFNQS from the coding sequence ATGGGTTCGGTACGACGGGCGAGTGCCTGGCTGGGCCTCGTCGACGACAACGGCGGCGAGGGTTACTACGACGAGGAGTACGCCGACTACGGCGAGGGCTCCGAACGTGCGGACGCCTGGGTGACCGATCCGCGGGTGCGGGTGGCCAGCGAGTCGGCGCACGAGCAGGGCAACCGGATCGCCACCGTCACCCCGGACGGCTTCCGGGACGCGCGCGGCATCGGCGAACTGTTCCGGGACGGCGTACCGGTCATCGTCAACCTCACCGCCATGGAGCCCTCCGACGCCAAGCGCGTGGTCGACTTCGCGGCCGGCCTCACCTTCGGGCTGCGCGGCTCCATCGAACGGGTGGCCACCCGGGTCTTCCTGCTGACCCCGGCCGACTACTCGGTCATGAACGCCGACACCCGCCACGGCGGCGACCGCTTCTTCAACCAGTCCTAG
- a CDS encoding acyl-CoA dehydrogenase family protein: MSATTASRTPFDPYDPLDLDDLLAPEDLAIRDTVRGWAADRVLPHVAEWYERGELPPVRELARELGDLGALGMTLTGYGCAGAGAVPYGLACLELEAADSGIRSLVSVQGSLAMYAIHRYGSDGQKERWLPPMAAGEVIGCFGLTEPDHGSDPAGMTTRARRDGSDWVLDGRKTWITNGSVAGVAVVWAQTGDGVRGFLVPAGTPGFSAPEIRHKWSLRASVTSELVLDGVRLPADAVLPGATGLRGPLSCLNHARYGIVWGAMGAARACFESALEYAKGRVQFGRPVAGFQLTQAKLADMAVELHKGILLAHHLGRRMDAGRLRPEQVSFGKLNNVREAIGICRTARTVLGANGISLAYPVMRHATNLESVLTYEGTVEMHQLVLGKALTGLDAFRG; this comes from the coding sequence ACCTCCTCGCCCCGGAGGACCTCGCGATCCGCGACACCGTACGCGGCTGGGCCGCCGACCGGGTGCTCCCGCACGTGGCCGAGTGGTACGAGCGCGGCGAACTGCCCCCCGTCCGGGAACTCGCCCGCGAACTCGGCGACCTCGGGGCCCTCGGTATGACCCTGACCGGATACGGCTGCGCGGGCGCCGGCGCGGTCCCGTACGGACTGGCCTGCCTGGAGCTGGAGGCCGCCGACTCCGGCATCCGCTCCCTGGTCTCCGTCCAGGGCTCGCTGGCGATGTACGCCATCCACCGCTACGGCTCCGACGGGCAGAAGGAGCGCTGGCTGCCGCCGATGGCTGCCGGCGAGGTGATCGGCTGCTTCGGCCTGACCGAACCCGACCACGGCTCCGACCCGGCCGGCATGACCACCCGCGCCCGGCGCGACGGCTCCGACTGGGTGCTCGACGGTCGCAAGACGTGGATCACCAACGGCTCGGTGGCGGGTGTCGCGGTGGTGTGGGCGCAGACCGGGGACGGCGTCCGCGGCTTCCTGGTGCCGGCCGGCACCCCCGGCTTCTCGGCTCCCGAGATCCGCCACAAGTGGAGCCTGCGGGCCTCGGTCACCAGCGAACTGGTCCTGGACGGCGTACGGCTGCCCGCCGACGCGGTGCTTCCCGGAGCCACCGGGCTGCGCGGACCGCTGAGCTGCCTCAACCACGCGCGCTACGGCATCGTGTGGGGGGCGATGGGCGCCGCACGCGCCTGCTTCGAGTCCGCGCTGGAGTACGCCAAGGGCCGCGTGCAGTTCGGCCGGCCGGTGGCCGGCTTCCAGCTCACCCAGGCCAAACTCGCCGACATGGCGGTGGAACTGCACAAGGGAATCCTGCTCGCCCACCATCTGGGACGGCGGATGGACGCCGGGCGGCTGCGCCCGGAACAGGTCAGCTTCGGCAAGCTCAACAACGTACGCGAGGCGATCGGCATCTGCCGCACCGCCCGCACCGTGCTGGGCGCCAACGGGATCTCGCTCGCATACCCCGTCATGCGGCACGCGACCAACCTGGAATCCGTGCTCACGTACGAGGGCACGGTGGAGATGCACCAACTCGTCCTGGGCAAGGCACTCACCGGACTCGACGCGTTCCGCGGCTGA
- a CDS encoding LLM class flavin-dependent oxidoreductase yields the protein MPAETPPPSPPPSAAPPAAVPRPAAAAAPYRRTRLLHLAAAIDGRGRHTADHYVELARLAERGALDFVTLGGGAGGGVLDALDALDLLAVLARVASATDRIGLVPAMAAASAAPAELARSVAGLDRVSQGRAGWTVTAPEGGPAGGGDGTEAAAGQPAPKRAEARWRAAADVVGTAVLAWDTLEGAEHRPPQGRPVLAVDATEPAARSTAARYADIAFVRSACQVQADRIRTELRGRAAEWGRDPDRLLVLGELRVDLGGAELGPESGTVVAPVPDGSGGALFRGGPVDLAELMADWQRAGAVDGFHAVPVEPRRDLERFVNGTAALLQHRGLFRAFHPGATLREHLGLQRPAGAARDGRPGGSRLRTG from the coding sequence GTGCCTGCCGAAACCCCGCCTCCCAGCCCGCCCCCCTCCGCGGCGCCCCCCGCCGCCGTCCCGCGGCCCGCGGCCGCCGCCGCTCCGTACCGGCGTACCCGCCTGCTGCACCTCGCCGCCGCGATCGACGGCCGCGGGCGGCACACCGCGGACCACTACGTGGAACTGGCCCGGCTCGCCGAGCGCGGCGCGCTGGACTTCGTGACGCTGGGCGGCGGCGCCGGCGGCGGTGTCCTCGACGCCCTCGACGCCCTCGACCTGCTCGCGGTCCTCGCCCGGGTCGCGTCCGCCACCGACCGGATCGGCCTGGTGCCCGCCATGGCCGCCGCCTCCGCCGCCCCGGCCGAGCTGGCCCGGAGCGTCGCGGGCCTGGACCGGGTGAGCCAGGGCCGTGCGGGCTGGACGGTCACCGCGCCGGAGGGCGGACCCGCCGGGGGCGGCGACGGAACGGAAGCGGCGGCCGGGCAGCCGGCGCCGAAGCGGGCCGAGGCGCGCTGGCGGGCGGCGGCCGACGTGGTCGGGACGGCCGTGCTGGCCTGGGACACCCTGGAGGGCGCCGAGCACCGGCCGCCGCAGGGCCGGCCGGTGCTCGCGGTGGACGCCACCGAGCCCGCGGCCCGGTCCACCGCCGCCCGGTATGCGGACATCGCCTTCGTCCGGTCCGCCTGCCAGGTCCAGGCGGACCGGATACGTACCGAACTGCGCGGCCGGGCGGCGGAGTGGGGCCGCGACCCGGACCGGCTGCTGGTGCTCGGGGAACTGCGCGTCGACCTCGGCGGTGCCGAACTCGGCCCGGAGTCGGGCACGGTGGTCGCCCCGGTGCCCGACGGATCCGGCGGGGCGCTGTTCCGCGGCGGCCCGGTCGACCTGGCCGAGCTCATGGCGGACTGGCAGCGGGCCGGTGCGGTGGACGGCTTCCACGCGGTGCCGGTCGAGCCCCGGCGCGATCTGGAGCGCTTCGTCAACGGCACGGCGGCACTCCTCCAGCACCGCGGGCTGTTCCGCGCCTTCCATCCGGGCGCGACGCTTCGCGAACACCTCGGCCTGCAACGGCCGGCGGGGGCGGCCCGCGACGGCCGCCCCGGCGGATCGCGGCTCAGGACCGGTTGA